The DNA region CCTGCACTTCGAGGCCTGCTACATCCAGGGCATAGCGTATTGCATTGCTCGCAATTTAAGTGTCTTCGAAGGCGGGGCCCAGGGTGAACACAAGCTGTCGCGCGGCATGCTTCCTGTGCGGACATGCTCGGCGCACTGGATTGCTGATCAGCGTTATGCCGAGGCCATCATGGAGTTTCTTGAAGTGGAAACCACTGCGGTGGATGCCTATCTTAAAGAGCTGCAGGCGCACAGCCCCTTCAAGAGCAAGCCCGAGTAAGCCTTATTTTTTCGGATCTTTGGGCGGCGGCGCAGCAAAGGGAAATACCGAGAACATATTGCGACTTTGGTCCTGCATCTGATCTTGCATCTGTACGAACAGGTTCTTGCTTTGATCGACGTAGTTGCTCATCATGTTTTGCAGCACCGGCGCCTGGATATTCATGAATTGCGTCCAGGCTTCCGGCCCGAACTGCTGACCGTACAGACCCTTTGATTGCTCGGCCATCCGGTCCTGGATGTCCATGAAAGCCTGGATGTTCTTTTCCAGAAACGAGCCCATGACGCCCTGCATGGCGTGGCCGTAGAAGCGGATGATTTGCGACAGTGCCGTAGGCGAAAACATGGGCATGCCACCGCTTTCTTCTTCGAGGATGATCTGCAGCAAGATACTGCGCGTAAGGTCGTCACCGGACTTGGCGTCCACAACCTGAAAGACCTCGGAATCGAGCACCAACTGCTTGACGTCGGCCAAAGTGATATAGGCGCTGGTCTGCGTGTCGTACAGGCGCCGATTGGGGTACTTCTTGATCAAGCGGGTTGATGTGCTGGATTGTGCTTGCTGAGCTTGCGTCATGACATTCTGGCCAAATACGAGTTGATGCGAAACGACTGGAGGCGGGCAAAGCCTGCAGCCGTCGTGGCGGAAATCTGAATCGATACCTAGCCCATGTGCAAGCCGCCATTAAGGGAGAAATCGGCGCCCGTCGCAAACCCGGATTCGTCGGAGGCAAGCCAGGCCACCATGGACCCGATTTCTTCAGGAGTGCCCAGACGTTTGACCGGTATGGTGGCGACGATTTTTTCGAGCACGTCGGGACGGATGGCCCGCACCATATCGGTACCGATATACCCCGGCGAGATGGTATTGACCGTAATGCCCTTGCTTGCGACCTCTTGGGCCAGCGCCATCGTGAAACCGTGTATGCCCGCCTTGGCGGTCGAGTAATTGGTTTGCCCGAACTGCCCCTTCTGGCCATTTACGGAGCTGATATTGATGATGCGCCCCCATTGCTTTTCGACCATGTCTTCGATGACCTGCTTGGTAACGTTGAACAAGCTGTTCAGATTGGTGTCGATAACAGCACGCCAGTCTTCTTGAGTCATTTTCCGGAAGAGCCCGTCGCGCGTAATGCCGGCATTGTTGACCAGCACATCAACCGGACCTAGGTTGTCACGCACGTGTTCGAAAGCCTTGACGGTGGATTGCCAGTCGGACACATTACCGACGGAAGCGTGAAAACTGTAGCCCAAGGCAGATTGCTCATCGAGCCACTGCTTGAAATTTCGGCTGGGCCCACACCCCGCCACCACGGTATAGCCTTCTTTGGCCAACCGCTGACAGATGCTGGTGCCTATGCCCCCCATCCCCCCTGTTACATAAGCCAGTTTGCTAGCCATGATGCTCTCCTGTTGTTGTTGAGTTCCAGACAGTCGGTTTACTGTGCCCGCACTTTTACATAACTGCCTGGCGCCGATTCGAGTGTCGTATATTTTTTATTTCCGGCGCTGGCCGGGGCGCGAACCTTGGCACCCGACCGGGTCGATAACCATGCCGCCCAATCGGGCCACCAACTGCCAGAGTGCTCGGCTGCGTTGTCCAGCCACTGTGCGGCGCCAGTTGCCGGTGCAGCCGACGGGACGGCGTCATCGTGTGCCCAATAACTGCGGCGCTTCTTGGCAGGAGGATTGATGACGCCCGCAATATGGCCCGATGCACCAAGCACGAACCGCGACGCGCCGCCTAGAATCCCGGTTGTAGCATACGCCGCCTGCCACGGCACAATGTGGTCGTCTCGTGATGCATAGATATAGGCCGGCATGGACAGCGTGCCCAGGTCGAGCGCGTGTTCGCCTACCTTGACCTTGCCGGGAACCCGCAGGTTGTTCTCCAGATAGGTATTGCGGAAATACCAGGAAAAAAATGGGCCGGGCAAATTGGTGCCGTCGGCATTCCAGTACAAGAGATCGAACGCCGGCGGTAGCTGCCCTTTCAGATAGTTGCCTTCGACGTAATTCCAGACCAGTTCGGCGGGCCGCAAAAACGAAAACGTCGTACCCAACTCGCGAGCCGACATCAGTCCGCCCTGCCCCAACTCCTGATCACGCTTCTGGGCGTGCTGTTCGTCGACAAAAACGTCCAGCACACCGGTATCGGCGAAATCGAGCATGGTGGTCAGCAAGGTAAGCGCGCTGACCGGCTGCTTGCCCCGCGCATGCGCCAAAGACAAGGCTGACGCCAGGAGTGTTCCACCGACGCAGAACCCCAGGGCGTTGATTTGCCTGGACCCCGAGATACTACTGGCGACGTCGATGGCTTGCAGCACGCCTTCCTGGAGGTAGTCGGCCCAAGTGGCCTGATCGACACCGTCGGTATCGGTGGTGGCCGGATTGCGCCACGAAACCAGGAACACCGTGTGGCCCTGATCGATGGCATGGCGCACGAAGGAGTTTTCGGGCTGAAGGTCAAGGATGTAATACTTGTTGATGCACGGCGGGACGACAAGCAGCGGCTTCTTGTAGACCTGCTGTGTGGTCGGCGCATACTGAATAAGCTGCATCAGCCGATTCTGGTAAATAACGGCGCCCGGCGTGATGCCGACATTTTTGCCGAGCTCGAACTGAGATTCGTCGGATTGCGTAAGCCTGCCCTTTTGCAGGTCGCTGATCAGGTTGGCCATGCCCCGGCATAGTGACTGGCCATTGGACTTGATCAGCTCGCGCTGGGCATCGGGATTGGTGACAAGGAAATTGGCAGGCGAGCTGGCCTCGACCCATTGCATGATGGAGAACCGCAGGCGCTTACGCACGGCCTCGTCGATGTCGGCGGCGTCGACCATGCTGTCCAGCGTTTTGGCAGTCAATAAATAGGTATGGGCTGCCATCAGGGAAGCAGCATGGCTGGTCCAGGCCTCGCTACGAAAACGGCGGTCGGCCGGCGGTGCCAGAGCACCCTGCTGCGCGCTCGTGGATATACGCAGCCATTCGCGCGAGAACTCGGACTGTATTTGCGCGAGCTTGTCCGGCGCGACGGTAACCGGAATCGGCCATACTGATGACGAAGCTCTCAATTTGCTGACACCTTAAGCGTTTAAATACCTTGTCTTCATGGTGAATGGCATTCAATTTGGTGTCAATCAGGGTAAGTCGCTAGCCTTATCCACAGGCATACGCCACGGTGTCTAGACCGGCGCGAGCCAAGCCAGTGTGGCCTGTCTGCCGGTCGTCGGGTTACGCCGGAACGAGTAGTATTTGTCGGCCTGTGCGTAGGTGCATACGCCCGACAATTCCACCTGCTGGATGCCAGCCTGCAATAGACGACGGCGTGCAAGTGCGGGCAGGTCGGCCATCCACTTCTGTGCGGCCCCTGGGGCAAAGTGTGCGCTCGCTTCGGGGTCGGTGGCGGTGAACGCTTCGTAGACATCAGGCCCCACCTCGAAGTGAACCCGGCTGATTGCCGGACCTACCCAGGCTTGCCACGTCGTGCCCACATCGGCGCGCAGACGCAGCGCTGCCAGGGTGTTTTCAAGGACGCCTGCGGCAAGGCCACGCCAGCCGGCATGTGCGACGCCCAGCGCGCGTCCATCCATACTGGCAATTACCACAGGCAGGCAGTCGGCGGTCATGATGGCGAGCACGGTGCCCGGCCGGGTCGTCACGGCAGCATCAGCGACCGGCAGGGCCTGACGACCTGGCTCGCTTGGTTGCGACAGGTCGGCGTCCAGCACCGTCGATCCGTGCACCTGGTCCAGCCATAAAGGCGCCGCCGGCAGATGCCGCAGCAGCAGTGCGCGATTCTGGTCAACGTGAGCAGGATCATCCCTGGTATGGCGCCCAAGATTAAGCGCAGACCATGGTCCGACGCTGGCACCCCCCTGGCGGGTTGTACAGAAGTAGCGCACACCCGGCCATGGACGACCGCTTACGGTGGGCAAACCAGCGTCAAGCGTCCCAGGCAATGTCATCGCGCACCTTCTTGAAATCCTGGGCAAGCGGCGATTCGAAAGACAGTCGCTCTCCCGTGGAAAAATCATCGAAGGCCAGTGCCCGGGCATGCAGCAACTGCCGCGAGGCATCTCCCAAGGGCTTGCCGCCGTACAGTGTGTCGCCCACCAGGGGATGCCGCAGGCTGGCCATATGTACACGTATCTGATGGGTACGGCCCGTCTCCAGCCGGCATATCACCTCGGTAACCGGGTGTTCCCCGCTGATCATTCCGCGACGCAGCGGCGCGTAATGGGTAATGGCCTCTTTGGGAGCGATGGGGTGATCTGCCGACATGCGCACCGGCACTCGCGGATCCCGGCCGATGGCCAGCCGTACTTGGCCATCCGAGCGGATGTGCCCGTGCACCAGGGCGAGATATTCGCGACTGACGCTGCGGTCCTGCAGTTGGCGTACTAGATGGGTTTGCGCCCGGTCGTGCCTGGCTACGACCAGGAGCCCCGAGGTATCCTTGTCCAGACGATGCACAATCCCGGCGCGCGATACCGTGGCGAGCTCGGGAAACCGATAAAGCAGGCCATTAAGCAGCGTGCCGGTCCAATTTCCGGCGCCCGGATGCGTCACCAGGCCCGCCGGCTTGTCGACCACAATCCAGTCGGGGCTGGCTTGTACGACCCCGAAGGGTACATCCTCTGGCGTAAATGCCTGGGATTCCGGCGCCAATTGCTGGTGCACGACAAGCTTGTCCCCCGGGTTGACCTGCTGCCTGATGCGGCCTGGCTGGCCATTGACCTGCACATGGCCTGATTCAATCCAGCCCTGCATTCGACTGCGTGAATGCTCCGGAATGAGCCGGGCCAGAACCTTGTCCAGCCGCTCGGGCATGGCGGTAAATGGCACCTGAAACTCCAGGGTGGCCAGGGGCGCCAAACTTTCTTTGGCGATATCTGTGTCAGGCATGGCGACAAATCATATAATCAGCCTGCAATGCTAACACCAAGGACGCTTTTGTGACTCGTACCGACTCTCAATTTTCCGGATCTTCCGGCCTGGCACGCTTAGGGCTCACCCTGCTGGCGCTGCTTGCGATCATCGTGATCGCTGGCTGCGGCACAGTCAAGGGGGACCAGGACAAGACCGCCGGCTGGAGCGCCGAACGCCTGTACCAGGACGCCCGCGAAGAGACCAGCGCAGGCAACTGGAAAGAAGCCCGCGCACGGCTCGAAGCCATTGAAGCGCGCTACCCGTTTGGCACCTATGCACAGCAGGCGCTGGTGGATCAGGCCTACGTAAACTGGAAAGACGAAGAGCCGGAGCAGGCGCTGGCGGCAATCGATCGCTTCCAGCAGCAGTATCCGAATCACCCCGGCACCGACTATATGCTTTATCTGAAGGGTCTCATCACCTTCACGCCTCCCAGCGCGGCGTTCAGCAACATCACGCGCCAGGATCCCAGCGAACGCGACCCCAAAGGGCTACGCGAATCGTACGAATCGTTTAATGAACTGATCGAACGCTATCCCGACAGCCGCTACGCGGCCGATGCACGCAAGCGGGTAACGTGGCTGGTCAGCACGATTGCCCAAAACGAAGTGCATGTGGCGCAATATTATTACGAGCGGGGTGCCTACGTGGCGGCGGTCAATCGTGCGCAAACCGTCATCACCGACTTCCAGGGCGTGCCCATCGCCGAGAAGGCCCTGTACATCATGATGCTGTCCTACGACAAGCTGGGGATGACAGAACTGCGCGATGACGCCAAACGCGTGCTCGACCAGAACTTCCCCGACAGCAAGTACTACGCGCGGGGCCTGGATGAACCCGGCGGCAGCAAATGGAACCCCATCAACTGGCTTTGATCGCCACGGTGTCGCTCGTTTCTTGCACAGGCTCCTTCGGAGCCTGTTTGCTTTTCAGAAAGCCGATAACCTGGGCAGCCTCGCGCGTACGGGCAAAGGGTGGAAGCCCGCGCCACAGCAGCTTGCCATAGGGTTTTTCGACCATGCGGGTGTCACCCACCATCAGCACGCCCCAGTCGCTTTCCGAACGTATCAGGCGGCCGGCTCCTTGTTTGAGCGCAATGGCTGCTTCGGGCAACTGGTACTCCATGAACGGATTGCCGCCTTCAGTGCGACAGAGGTTCAGGCGGGCTTCCAGAACCGGATCGTCGGGCGGCGCGAAGGGCAGCTTGTCGATCGCGACCAGCGTCAGGGCGTTGCCCGGCACATCGATGCCTTCCCAGAAGCTGGCGCTGCCCACCAGCACCGCATTGCTCTGCGCGCGAAAGCGCTCGAGCAAAACGCCGCGCGAGCTTTCCCCCTGCCGTAGCAGCAGCCGGTCGATGTCCAGGTCTTCAAAATGTTCTTCAAGCAGCGTGGCGATGCGATCGACTGCCCGCAAGGTCGTGCACAAGACCAATACGCCACCGGTGGACGCCTGTATGAGCGGCAGCAGCGCGGACACGAACTTCTCGTTGAATTCGCGATCGCTGGGCAGTGGCAAGGACTTGGGCACATAAAGCACGCCCTGGT from Pollutimonas thiosulfatoxidans includes:
- a CDS encoding RluA family pseudouridine synthase, with amino-acid sequence MPDTDIAKESLAPLATLEFQVPFTAMPERLDKVLARLIPEHSRSRMQGWIESGHVQVNGQPGRIRQQVNPGDKLVVHQQLAPESQAFTPEDVPFGVVQASPDWIVVDKPAGLVTHPGAGNWTGTLLNGLLYRFPELATVSRAGIVHRLDKDTSGLLVVARHDRAQTHLVRQLQDRSVSREYLALVHGHIRSDGQVRLAIGRDPRVPVRMSADHPIAPKEAITHYAPLRRGMISGEHPVTEVICRLETGRTHQIRVHMASLRHPLVGDTLYGGKPLGDASRQLLHARALAFDDFSTGERLSFESPLAQDFKKVRDDIAWDA
- the phaC gene encoding class I poly(R)-hydroxyalkanoic acid synthase, which codes for MRASSSVWPIPVTVAPDKLAQIQSEFSREWLRISTSAQQGALAPPADRRFRSEAWTSHAASLMAAHTYLLTAKTLDSMVDAADIDEAVRKRLRFSIMQWVEASSPANFLVTNPDAQRELIKSNGQSLCRGMANLISDLQKGRLTQSDESQFELGKNVGITPGAVIYQNRLMQLIQYAPTTQQVYKKPLLVVPPCINKYYILDLQPENSFVRHAIDQGHTVFLVSWRNPATTDTDGVDQATWADYLQEGVLQAIDVASSISGSRQINALGFCVGGTLLASALSLAHARGKQPVSALTLLTTMLDFADTGVLDVFVDEQHAQKRDQELGQGGLMSARELGTTFSFLRPAELVWNYVEGNYLKGQLPPAFDLLYWNADGTNLPGPFFSWYFRNTYLENNLRVPGKVKVGEHALDLGTLSMPAYIYASRDDHIVPWQAAYATTGILGGASRFVLGASGHIAGVINPPAKKRRSYWAHDDAVPSAAPATGAAQWLDNAAEHSGSWWPDWAAWLSTRSGAKVRAPASAGNKKYTTLESAPGSYVKVRAQ
- a CDS encoding outer membrane protein assembly factor BamD — encoded protein: MLALLAIIVIAGCGTVKGDQDKTAGWSAERLYQDAREETSAGNWKEARARLEAIEARYPFGTYAQQALVDQAYVNWKDEEPEQALAAIDRFQQQYPNHPGTDYMLYLKGLITFTPPSAAFSNITRQDPSERDPKGLRESYESFNELIERYPDSRYAADARKRVTWLVSTIAQNEVHVAQYYYERGAYVAAVNRAQTVITDFQGVPIAEKALYIMMLSYDKLGMTELRDDAKRVLDQNFPDSKYYARGLDEPGGSKWNPINWL
- the pgeF gene encoding peptidoglycan editing factor PgeF, whose translation is MTLPGTLDAGLPTVSGRPWPGVRYFCTTRQGGASVGPWSALNLGRHTRDDPAHVDQNRALLLRHLPAAPLWLDQVHGSTVLDADLSQPSEPGRQALPVADAAVTTRPGTVLAIMTADCLPVVIASMDGRALGVAHAGWRGLAAGVLENTLAALRLRADVGTTWQAWVGPAISRVHFEVGPDVYEAFTATDPEASAHFAPGAAQKWMADLPALARRRLLQAGIQQVELSGVCTYAQADKYYSFRRNPTTGRQATLAWLAPV
- the phbB gene encoding acetoacetyl-CoA reductase gives rise to the protein MASKLAYVTGGMGGIGTSICQRLAKEGYTVVAGCGPSRNFKQWLDEQSALGYSFHASVGNVSDWQSTVKAFEHVRDNLGPVDVLVNNAGITRDGLFRKMTQEDWRAVIDTNLNSLFNVTKQVIEDMVEKQWGRIINISSVNGQKGQFGQTNYSTAKAGIHGFTMALAQEVASKGITVNTISPGYIGTDMVRAIRPDVLEKIVATIPVKRLGTPEEIGSMVAWLASDESGFATGADFSLNGGLHMG
- the phaR gene encoding polyhydroxyalkanoate synthesis repressor PhaR, coding for MTQAQQAQSSTSTRLIKKYPNRRLYDTQTSAYITLADVKQLVLDSEVFQVVDAKSGDDLTRSILLQIILEEESGGMPMFSPTALSQIIRFYGHAMQGVMGSFLEKNIQAFMDIQDRMAEQSKGLYGQQFGPEAWTQFMNIQAPVLQNMMSNYVDQSKNLFVQMQDQMQDQSRNMFSVFPFAAPPPKDPKK